In Sporolituus thermophilus DSM 23256, the genomic window AAGGAAAATGAATGTGAAATTGGGGCTGCATTATAAAAAAGTTTCAATTGTCCCTTATGATCCGGATTGGGTTCTTTATTACAAACAAGAGCAAACACTTTTGCAACAGGTTCTCGGCTATTTATGTAAGGATATTCAGCATGTAGGGAGTACGGCAGTTGAAGGCATGCCCAGCAAGCCAATAATTGACATAGCTATTGCCCTGGTTGACATCAGCTATCTGGATGAAGCAATAGACATTCTCGCTCAACTGGGGTATTTTTATTTAGGCGAGGGGAGAGCTAAAGGCAAATATTTTTTTGTTAAAGGCCCTAAAGAAAATACTACTCATCATGTTCATGTCACAGCATGGGGTAGTGTTGCCTGGCGAGAAATCTTATTATTCC contains:
- a CDS encoding GrpB family protein, with product MKLGLHYKKVSIVPYDPDWVLYYKQEQTLLQQVLGYLCKDIQHVGSTAVEGMPSKPIIDIAIALVDISYLDEAIDILAQLGYFYLGEGRAKGKYFFVKGPKENTTHHVHVTAWGSVAWREILLFRDFLRKEPAKAQEYARLKQRLAEEYADDRDGYAAAKSEWIRSQGF